The Paenibacillus spongiae nucleotide sequence TCAAAAGAACATTAGGGGGTGTATTTATGAAAGCTAACAATCAAACCCGTTTAATCCGTTTCATGTTTGCCGCTCTGCTCATTATGATGACCGTATTAGCCGGCTGTTCTTCTTCGGACGGGAATACGAAGAAGAACGAATCCGCTCCGGTTCAGACGAATGCAGAAGAAAAAGGAACGGAGAAGGAAACGAACGAGGATGCGGGTATGGCTGTGAAAGACAAGACGGCGATCCAAGGGGACCTGAAGGTGCTGACGCCATGGGGAACGGGGTTCACGGAGCAGTTCAAGAATCTGATTGCCGATTTCAACAAGGAATACCCGAAGATCAAAGTCACTTATATGGATCAGACGACGGCCGATCTGGCCACGCTCATTGCGGGGGGAGAGGCGCCGGACCTTATCAGCGCGCTGGGGCTGGCACCCGATCTGACGAAGAATGATATGATTGAAGACCTGACTCCCTATATTGAGACGGATGGCGAAGTGAAACCGGAGTTATTCTACGATTTCGCCTATAAGCGATCCTTATCGCCGGAGGGCCAGGTTTGGGCGCTGCCATGGCATGTGGAACCTGCGTTTATTATGATGTACAACCCGGAAATATTGGAGCATAACGGTTATACCGAAGTTCCGGAGTTTGACTCGCTGCAGTCCTACGGGGATTTCTTGCGACAGTTTTGGATCGTCGAGAACGGGGAGCAGGTCATGACGACCTACTTGCCTCACGAAGTCTACGGTCCGATGAACAGTCTGACGACTATCGCTTATTTTAACGGGGCGGATGCTGCCAGTTTCTATAATCCGGCGGACAACAAGGTGACGTTCAATGATCCGAAGATCGTCGAGGCGCTGGAATGGATCGTCCGGTTCAAGCGTGAGAATATTGACGACAATCGCTTGAGCCGGC carries:
- a CDS encoding extracellular solute-binding protein, whose translation is MKANNQTRLIRFMFAALLIMMTVLAGCSSSDGNTKKNESAPVQTNAEEKGTEKETNEDAGMAVKDKTAIQGDLKVLTPWGTGFTEQFKNLIADFNKEYPKIKVTYMDQTTADLATLIAGGEAPDLISALGLAPDLTKNDMIEDLTPYIETDGEVKPELFYDFAYKRSLSPEGQVWALPWHVEPAFIMMYNPEILEHNGYTEVPEFDSLQSYGDFLRQFWIVENGEQVMTTYLPHEVYGPMNSLTTIAYFNGADAASFYNPADNKVTFNDPKIVEALEWIVRFKRENIDDNRLSRLQSSLPENTDRFLAGKSALQPEIALHLRNYHKLNPDIKAIPMPPESIYIGGWSFALTKAGKKENKEAAWELLKWMTSTQAGAESQQKHFGWLSGIKNNPYFEEETKRDPISKAAYDVLQSATKLQPFMPVDYEPEFNAKWAEVMSGELEPKAFLDHMTVYTQKLIDEQYKP